From the Colletotrichum lupini chromosome 10, complete sequence genome, one window contains:
- a CDS encoding methionyl-tRNA synthetase, whose protein sequence is MASNTTYTPNEETEIQQWLTTATRLQQSKPDEASPILDTLNSHLSTRTTLLGTKPSKADTALYSAVRPLVASWSPEQRTGEKGYPNIVRHLDFVQNFPAFAADVKADDKVKVDLDEVLYVKPPVDAKAEKERLKKEKAAAAAAGGAAAGDKALPDRTKEPKKDKSAGEKVKEVVAEAKDKVKAAVGAGEGQPKKEKKAKAPKPQKAAPAAAPLSPALIDLRVGHILKAIKHPEADSLYVSTIAVGDEPNDDTTEYEGQVCRTVCSGLNGLVPLESMQGRKVVVVCNLKPVKMRGIKSCAMVLAASPKLKEGEVDDHKGPVELVTPPADAKAGERINFEGWEGEPEGVLNPKKKIWETFQPGFTTTDDLAVAFDAGVVEALGKQGLGKLKTKSGGLCTVPSLKDAVVR, encoded by the coding sequence ATGGCCTCCAACACCACCTATACTCCTAACGAGGAGACCGAGATCCAGCAATGGCTCACCACTGCCACTCGTCTCCAACAATCTAAGCCCGACGAGGCCTCCCCTATCCTCGATACCCTCAACTCCCACCTGAGCACTCGCACCACCCTTCTCGGCACCAAGCCCAGCAAGGCCGACACCGCTCTCTACTCCGCCGTCCGTCCCCTCGTCGCCTCCTGGTCTCCCGAGCAGCGCACCGGCGAGAAGGGCTACCCCAATATCGTCCGCCACCTTGACTTCGTCCAGAACTTTCCCGCCTTCGCCGCCGATGTCAAGGCCGACGACAAGGTCAAGGTTGACCTCGACGAGGTCCTTTATGTGAAGCCCCCCGTCGACGCCAAGGCCGAGAAGGAGCGTctcaagaaggagaaggccgctgccgccgccgccggtggtgctgctgctggtgaCAAGGCCCTGCCCGACCGCACCAAGGAGCCCAAGAAGGATAAGAGCGCTGGCGAGAAGGTCAAGGAGGTTGTCGCCGAGGCCAAGGACAAGGTCAAGGCCGCTGTCGGTGCCGGTGAGGGCCAGcccaagaaggagaagaaggccaaggctCCCAAGCCCCAGAAGGCTGCTCCTGCTGCCGCCCCTCTCTCCCCTGCCCTCATCGACCTCCGTGTCGGCCACATCCTCAAGGCCATCAAGCACCCCGAGGCCGACTCCCTCTACGTCTCCACCATTGCCGTCGGCGACGAGCCCAACGATGACACCACCGAGTACGAGGGCCAGGTTTGCCGCACCGTCTGCTCTGGCCTCAACGGCCTCGTGCCCCTCGAGTCTATGCAAGGCCGCaaggtcgtcgtcgtctgcaACCTGAAGCCCGTCAAGATGCGCGGCATCAAGTCGTGCGCTATGGTTCTGGCCGCTTCTCCCAAGCTTAAGGAAGGCGAGGTCGACGATCACAAGGGACCTGTCGAGCTCGTCACTCCCCCCGCTGATGCCAAGGCAGGTGAGCGTATCAACTTTGAGGGCTGGGAAGGTGAACCCGAGGGTGTCCTGAACCCCAAGAAGAAGATCTGGGAGACCTTCCAGCCCGGCTTCACCACCACCGACGACTTGGCCGTTGCCTTTGATGCTGGTGTTGTTGAAGCGCTTGGAAAGCAGGGTCTTGGCAAGCTCAAGACCAAGTCTGGCGGTCTTTGCACTGTTCCCAGCTTGAAGGATGCCGTTGTGCGGTAA
- a CDS encoding aldo/keto reductase yields MAPPAILSTRRLGKTGPEITALGVGLMGLSVAYGKPGSDEERLAFLDRVWELGATNWDTADAHGDNEDLIGKWNDGTFSIRIDSSPEYCREACVRSLKRLGIERIDLYYIHRLDGATPIEKTIEEMVELKNEGKVKAFGISECSSTTLRRAYAIHPISAVQVEYNPWSLEIEGPAGTDLLKTCRELGVTTFAYSPLGRGIMTGRYKSVDDFEEGDFRCQLPRYTGDNFKKNTQLVEEFAAVGREKHGCSAGQLTLAWLLAQGEDVVPIPGTKKIQYLEENMEALKVVLGKEEERELRALVDAKDVQGDRGAAFGNYSDSPAL; encoded by the exons ATGGCACCTCCAGCAATCCTCTCCACTCGCCGCCTTGGCAAGACCGGCCCTGAGATCACCGCCCTCGGCGTAGGACTAATGGGCCTCAGCGTGGCCTACGGCAAGCCTGG ATCCGACGAAGAGCGTCTCGCATTCCTCGATCGCGTCTGGGAGCTCGGCGCCACGAACTGGGACACGGCCGACGCCCACGGCGACAACGAGGACCTCATTGGCAAGTG GAACGACGGGACCTTTAGCATCAGGATTGATAGCTCGCCTGAGTACTGCCGCGAGGCGTGCGTGCGCAGCTTGAAGAGATTAGGCATCGAGAGGATTGATTTGTATTACATCCACCGCCTGGATGGGGCCACGCCCATCGAGAAGACGATTGAGGAGATGGTTGAGCTGAAGAA CGAGGGCAAGGTGAAGGCCTTTGGCATCTCTGAGTGCTCTTCAACCACCCTCCGCCGCGCCTACGCCATCCACCCCATCTCAGCCGTGCAGGTAGAATACAACCCCTGGTCCCTCGAGATCGAAGGTCCCGCCGGCACAGACCTGCTCAAGACATGCCGCGAACTCGGCGTCACGACCTTTGCCTACTCGCCGCTCGGCCGTGGCATCATGACAGGCCGCTACAAGTCGGTGGACGACTTTGAGGAGGGCGACTTCCGCTGCCAGCTGCCGCGGTACACGGGCGACAATTTCAAAAAGAACACGCAGCTCGTGGAGGAGTTTGCCGCCGTCGGGCGCGAGAAGCACGGCTGCTCTGCAGGGCAGCTTACGCTTGCTTGGCTGCTTGCGCAGGGCGAGGATGTGGTGCCGATCCCGGGGACGAAGAAGATTCAGTACTTGGAGGAGAATATGGAGGCTTTGAAGGTTGTGTTGggcaaggaggaggagagggaGCTGAGGGCTTTGGTTGATGCTAAGGATGTGCAGGGTGATCGAGGTGCGGCGTTTGGCAACTATTCTGATTCGCCTGCTCTCTGA
- a CDS encoding SNF2 family domain-containing protein — protein MSSSTSDVESVMSANQRFDTSAPSSPPRDESVEPMDSEFALIMKEEARAKADNNKKDKAAQKSQNLKNRRKRKNELSKEEKLKLAKELDELLKKSQAFSKMLMEKTQAMGRVGTSLEGEALGDHSLSLTAQPKIMKGGTMRDYQLEGLTWMREVCLQGLSGILADEMGLGKTVQTISLIANLREENYLGPHLIVAPLSTLSNWMDEFEKWCPSLPVVLFHGDAQKRAEIKRKHLTPNMKNGNPTKKFPVVCTSYEMVLRERATLSKFNWAFIIIDEGHRMKNFESKLFQELETFASATRMLITGTPLQNNLKELWALLHFLLPMIFKSYEAFEAWFDFDDLQDEEGAQEFIADRENQELIKKIHVILQPLLLRRVKADVAAHLPKKREYVLFAPMTKEQTDMYNAINDKDVDTRAFLEKMVIDRLSAIAPPVKKEKISAKKLEIPIRSSPRKTKGEAAPETKKPNAFSAMMNRARSSSSKPQEATKATSKASSKASSRAGTKRKEAPTLETPQSKSAKSSRQSTPSTTTRGRVTRGRRRYVDSDPDDEDKLSDDEFEAKLAREAEEADQNDDDSAPALSPEEQHQVNILEQAKKEMSTKKLGNPIMQLRLVCNSPHNFFDPWGYEGSPPVGESIVTSSGKMLMLDRLLPALFSKGHKVLIFSQFKTQLDILQDYCELRKWKACRLDGSVSQESRRDQIKEFNENPEFKIFLLSTRAGGQGINLASADTVILFDSDWNPQQDLQAQDRCHRIGQTRPVIVYRLATKGTVEEELLMSADAKRRLEKLIIKKGSFKTMGQKIDLKEDLDGETLKSLLLKDGQIFKYSGDHEVLSDKDLDVLCNRSDEAYSKAAEGTANADGYKVIETSSDGITIAGQSAA, from the exons ATGAGCTCATCAACGTCGGACGTGGAGTCCGTCATGTCCGCTAACCAGCGGTTTGACACCAGTGCACCTTCCTCACCACCTCGGGATGAGAGTGTTGAGCCCATGGATTCTGAGTTCGCTCTAATCATGAAGGAAGAGGCAAGGGCCAAAGCAGACAACAACAAGAAAGACAAAGCAGCACAAAAGTCCCAGAATCTCAAGAACCGCAGGAAGCGCAAGAATGAGCTCTCTAAAGAGGAGAAGCTCAAGTTGGCCAAGGAGCTGGATGAGCTTCTCAAGAAGTCTCAGGCGTTCAGCAAGATGCTCATGGAAAAGACTCAAGCAATGGGTCGGGTTGGCACAAGCTTGGAGGGCGAAGCCTTGGGTGACCACAGCCTGTCCCTCACTGCTCAACCCAAAATCATGAAGGGTGGCACCATGAGAGATTACCAGTTGGAAGGACTTACTTGGATGCGGGAAGTGTGCCTTCAGGGCTTATCTGGTATTCTCGCTGATGAGATGGGTCTTG GCAAGACGGTTCAGACCATCTCGTTGATTGCCAATTTGAGAGAGGAAAACTACCTTGGCCCTCATCTCATCGTTGCACCTTTGAGTACCCTTTCGAACTGGATGGACGAGTTTGAGAAGTGGTGTCCTTCCCTTCCTGTCGTTCTCTTTCATGGAGACGCTCAGAAGCGCGCGGAAATCAAGAGGAAACACTTGACGCCAAATATGAAGAACGGCAACCCCACCAAGAAGTTCCCTGTGGTGTGCACATCTTACGAGATGGTCCTAAGAGAAAGGGCTACTTTGAGCAAGTTCAATTGGGCTTTCATCATCATT GACGAAGGCCACCGCATGAAGAATTTCGAGTCCAAGCTGTTCCAAGAGCTGGAGACTTTTGCATCAGCTACTCGTATGCTCATCACAGGAACACCCCTGCAGAATAACCTGAAAGAGCTTTGGGCTCTTCTTCATTTCCTACTGCCTATGATCTTCAAGAGTTACGAGGCTTTTGAGGCATGGTTTGACTTTGACGACCTCCAGGACGAAGAGGGCGCGCAGGAGTTCATTGCCGATCGCGAGAACCAGGAGCTCATCAAGAAGATTCACGTCATCCTCCAGCCGCTCCTTCTTCGTCGCGTCAAGGCCGACGTCGCCGCGCATCTTCCCAAGAAGCGAGAATACGTCCTCTTTGCGCCAATGACAAAAGAGCAAACCGATATGTACAATGCCATCAACGACAAGGATGTCGATACTCGCGCCTTCTTGGAGAAGATGGTCATCGACCGTCTCAGTGCCATCGCTCCTCCTGTCAAGAAGGAGAAAATCTCTGCCAAGAAGCTCGAGATTCCGATCCGAAGCAGTCCTCGAAAGACTAAGGGTGAGGCAGCTCCGGAGACTAAGAAACCCAATGCGTTCTCGGCAATGATGAACCGGGCTAGAAGCTCATCTTCCAAGCCCCAAGAAGCCACCAAAGCAACATCAAAAGCCTCATCGAAGGCATCCTCCCGGGCTGGCACTAAGCGCAAGGAAGCACCCACTCTCGAAACACCACAGTCCAAGAGTGCCAAGTCATCGAGACAGTCGACACCTTCGACCACTACACGAGGCCGGGTTACCCGTGGCCGTCGACGCTATGTTGATTCCGATCCTGACGACGAGGATAAGCTCTCCGATGATGAGTTCGAGGCCAAGCTTGCTCGAGAGGCAGAGGAGGCCGACCAGAATGACGATGATTCTGCCCCCGCTCTTTCCCCTGAGGAACAACACCAGGTCAACATTCTCGAGCAGGCGAAGAAGGAGATGTCAACCAAGAAGCTTGGAAACCCCATCATGCAGCTTCGCCTTGTGTGCAACTCTCCGCACAACTTCTTCGATCCTTGGGGATACGAGGGTAGTCCTCCCGTTGGCGAGAGCATTGTCACATCATCCGGCAAGATGTTGATGCTTGATCGTCTGCTTCCTGCCTTGTTCAGCAAGGGTCACAAGGTCTTGATCTTCTCCCAGTTCAAGACTCAACTTGATATCCTTCAAGACTACTGCGAGCTTCGGAAGTGGAAGGCCTGCCGATTGGACGGATCTGTCTCTCAGGAAAGTCGCCGCGACCAGATCAAGGAGTTCAACGAGAACCCCGAGTTCAAGATCTTCCTGCTCTCCACGCGCGCCGGTGGCCAGGGCATCAACCTAGCGAGTGCCGATACTGTGATTCTCTTCGATAGTGACTGGAACCCGCAGCAGGATCTCCAGGCGCAGGACCGCTGCCACCGAATCGGCCAGACTCGCCCCGTCATTGTCTACCGTCTCGCCACCAAGGGCACCGTTGAGGAGGAGCTTCTTATGAGCGCTGACGCTAAGCGTCGTCTCGAGAAGTTGATCATCAAGAAGGGATCCTTCAAGACGATGGGCCAGAAGATTGACCTGAAGGAAGACCTTGACGGCGAGACGCTCAAGTCTCTGCTGCTGAAGGATGGTCAGATTTTCAAGTACTCCGGTGACCACGAGGTCCTCAGTGACAAGGACCTTGATGTTCTATGCAACAG AAGCGACGAGGCGTACTCCAAGGCGGCCGAGGGCACCGCGAACGCTGACGGCTACAAGGTCATCGAGACTAGCTCCGACGGCATCACCATTGCCGGACAGTCGGCCGCTTAA